acagtgttctaggttattacaagtagagtttttaggccctatgattaacacctctgttttttctgaatttagcagtaagaaattactcgtcatccaattttttatatcgactatgcattccattagtttttcaaattggtgtgtttcaccgggctgcgaggaaatatagagctgcgtatcatcagcataacagtgaaagctaacaccatgtttcctgatgatatctcccaagggtaacatataaagcgtgaagagtagcggccctagaactgagccttgaggtactccatactgcacttgtgatcgatatgatacatcttcattcactgctacgaactgatggcggtcatagaGAGTCTTTGGCAAAGGATTCTTTGAACTTATACAGAACTTGTCTGAGTCCTTGACGATCCGTATCGCTCTGAAGTGCATTTGCGtcttgtagaatttgctgcacttgagattcaaAACCTGGGTAAGGCTCCTCCATCGGTGTGTCATCAGTCGGGTTGGTATTGAGAGGTGTAGTAGATTCATTAGCCTCACCAACGTTCTGGTGGGAGATTGTGTATATTGTGAGGTGTTGGTCCTCGGTCAGCTccgttctgcacacttggtctttacacaccgacataacagatgtgatggcaatgagtttgaagggtgcagtgaacaatgtaTTGTCTGTATtcccttcgggtatcagtgcaggtggaatgggaccaatgacaggtagtacaagttcaaaatcatgaaagtcattgctcactagccatcccagccggtaggccttgggaatgttgatgtcagttgccgtgcagttgttgaacaggatgtagactacacgagatgacacttcaatgaggggtgtggcttccagtgtgagtccgagttccacacattcaggtgagggttggaagaaacccagcgtgtggtttaaggtttgaccccatcgcatgttgagccgaatagcgacccctttggtgtaggCTGGTACCACCATTTcctgttcgttgactaaagtgcagacttctgggatggtctgccctgatatgaggttgtcatggttgatggaaacgtgtggctgcaaagtcaatggggcccatacaacttcattaaaagtgtccacatgagccttgaggcaaatcaagaggtctgctccaatgtaaacatcgtggggcaggtccggaaggaccaggaaataatgagtcaggcaccggtaattccatttcacatgcaaagcgcAGATTCCTCCAGCAGACACCATTGAGGATGGGTGTGAGTTCAAAGGGAAACGAGTGCGCTTGCTGGCATAAGGGAGGTCAGGTGTCTTCTCAGTGATTGCATTGTATAGTGAGAGACTAATGGCTGAGTTGTCTGCCCATATGGCCAGAATACTGTCCGTTGTTGTTATATCATGCAGCTGCAGTTCGGTTTTGACCTTGGGGCAGTAGGTATCAGAGTCTTTAGTGGCCTTGAAGGTACAGAGGATCGAACTTGAGCCTTGGTTCGTTGTTGAGGCTGGATacctatggctggctgctggggttcccgtgacctctgtgacccgacagtctggctctgtgggaattgtcgtgacctctgtgacctgacagtctggtACCGTGGGAATtgtcgtgacctctgtgacctgaccgtctggcaccgGTGAACTGTGTGGCTGGAggggaagaggttctcgcacttgagcccagactttcagctgtttgaaatccagtaaaggctcaaagcgatttagcaggtctttcccgatgagaaatgaataattgtccattggtgagacataaataGGA
The nucleotide sequence above comes from Carassius gibelio isolate Cgi1373 ecotype wild population from Czech Republic chromosome B16, carGib1.2-hapl.c, whole genome shotgun sequence. Encoded proteins:
- the LOC127974375 gene encoding uncharacterized protein LOC127974375, whose translation is MPETSTTPDVSTTEPSTQNTVFQPRTIELPVASTNDSNTHSVQLTSAPPDQESIIPHTEVPESAVLVICTHNETHKTYPNCLSINTQAPTPKLLGNLIEKGVARKLYVTITLEKEMRLEALVDTGSDLTLISAQLFDKLKFEAQRQNRTLNFHTCKLNVQSYSQNDIQLRNVAPIDLTIGPMSLVHPIYVSPMDNYSFLIGKDLLNRFEPLLDFKQLKVWAQVREPLPLQPHSSPVPDGQVTEVTTIPTVPDCQVTEVTTIPTEPDCRVTEVTGTPAASHRYPASTTNQGSSSILCTFKATKDSDTYCPKVKTELQLHDITTTDSILAIWADNSAISLSLYNAITEKTPDLPYASKRTRFPLNSHPSSMVSAGGICALHVKWNYRCLTHYFLVLPDLPHDVYIGADLLICLKAHVDTFNEVVWAPLTLQPHVSINHDNLISGQTIPEVCTLVNEQEMVVPAYTKGVAIRLNMRWGQTLNHTLGFFQPSPECVELGLTLEATPLIEVSSRVVYILFNNCTATDINIPKAYRLGWLVSNDFHDFELVLPVIGPIPPALIPEGNTDNTLFTAPFKLIAITSVMSVCKDQVCRTELTEDQHLTIYTISHQNVGEANESTTPLNTNPTDDTPMEEPYPGFESQVQQILQDANALQSDTDRQGLRQVLYKFKESFAKDSL